DNA sequence from the Colletotrichum higginsianum IMI 349063 chromosome 10, whole genome shotgun sequence genome:
ATTCCGTCTCACGTCTCCCTCGCTTGCTGTTGTCTCCGTATGTATCGCTTCGTGCCTGTCTTTTCCTCGACCGCTTTTGCCACGGCCTGGTCCCTTATGCGTGTGATCTTTTAAACATGGTCCTGTCGTCCCATCGTGCATCATTCGCtttccacacacacacattacacacacgcacatacacactaatacacacacacacacactctctctctctctctctctctctctctctctctctctcttccaccTACTACTAAACTCAGTCCAACCCCGAGCCGTCATCTCAGGGCTCGTGGTCGTCGATGACATCCAGGTCAAAGTCCCGGATTCGCGGCGCTGTACTGTCCGCCTCGGAGCCGGCTCCTTCCCGCATCCGTCGACCGTGACCGCTCCGTGCGCTCCGCCTCTCCACCATGTCGTCGAGCGCAAGGAACCCTCCCGATCCCGTGATGCCACCCGGGAGAGGCAGCGACGGGTCCGCGTTCGATGCGTTGGACCGCGCGTAGCCTCCGTGGGAGCTGTTCGCGTCGTTGTGCGCGCCAACGTCCCGCCGGCGAACCGGCAACTCcatgccctcgccgccacgcTCCGTGCCCCCAAACGTCGCCGCGCTCCGCATGCTGCCCGGCCCACtgcccaccgccgccgcccccttgACGTTGTCCCGAGACCGCACTCGCCGCATGTTGCTTCCCGCCcggctcgaggccggcgtgcGCACGCTGCTCGCCGTGTCGCTCTCGCTGACGACGCTGTACCCCGAGCCGAAGGGCGGCGCAGACCCCGCCGAGTAGACCGACCGGGTGCCGATCGTCGTTTGGTATCCCGAGCCCcgcgaggttgtcgagggcggcccGCGCGGGTACCCGTGCGGACGGGCGAGCCCGTGGACGGggctgttgtcgtcgcccGATCCGCCCGAGCTGTCGGCCCCGCTGTTGTTCGGCGTGTTCCACGAGTGCGGTGCCGTCCAGCAGTGCGACAGCTCGTGCGAGGCTTCGTCGTGCGCGCTCGACCCCTTCCAGGGTGGCACCCTGGTGCCCTTCAGGCGCGGGGACAGGTGGTACGGCACGTCGTCGCGGTACCGCACGTTGGGCGCGTCGACCGAGACGCTGGCCAGCGTCTGCAGGATGCCGTAGATCAGGACCCACCGTCCCCGCCTGGCCACGGCCGGGTCCACCTCGGTGATGCCGTCGCTCTTCTCGAACTTGACAAACGCGTCGATGAGGTCCGACTGCATAAAGTCCGACCCCAGGATGTAAATGTTGGTGGCCTCAGTGTACGCCAGCTGCACCCGCCGTTCCAGCGCGCCGGCGCGGCCTCCATTgttggctgccgccgccgctgcgccgttcttcttcttgaacATGGAGTTCTCcttggccgtcggcgccggggggATCGACTCAGGCACCAGAGGGTACGGGTGTGGGATGTGCGGGAAGCGCAGCTTGTTGTCGTACTCGACGAGCATATCCGTCATGGGGATGTCcacgtcggcgtcgaagccCTTGTCCTTCTCGCTCTGCATCATCCACTTGCGTCCCGACCGCGCCTCCGACATGTCCCAGACAATGTCGCGGTTCACGAGGTAGTCGTACAGCGCGCCAAAGTCCCTTTGTAGCGACTGGGCCACGTTCCTCGTCAGCCAGATGTCTTCGCCATCCGTGTCAGGCAGTCCCGCGGTCTGCGCCGGGGGCCACGACCCCTGGGCCCGCACGTAGTGGTTCATGAGGAACTTTTGCAGCcggtccgccgccgccttggccggcccaccgacgccggccggccacatGTCGCCGTACTGGAACTCGGATAGCCgttcctcggccgcctggaCGCGGAGCTGGGTTTCCAGACAAGCCCGCTCCAGCAAGGCGCGGGTGATGGGGGTGAGTTCCTTGAAGTCGGCGCACTGCTCCAGCTGGCTGTACATGCCGGCGCAGTGCAGGAAGCTCTCGCgccacccctcctcccaccgGACGGCGGAACCCTCGGACCACGCCAGCAAGCTCACGGCCGTCTCCGGGTCGTTgcggacgtcgtcgatgccgcggGCGGACAGGTAGTTCAGGATCATGCCGACGTTGTCCGAGTCCGGGGGCATGTAGGCGTCCAGCCGCATGTGGAGGTCGGAAAGGGCTTGGTGGAGCGacaggccgacgagggaggCATGGTAGAGCAGGGCGAAAATGTTTCTCGTCGTGATGTGGGTTCGGAGCTGCTCCGTCTTGGTCATGTTGGCGGGTGTTGGGAAGTACATCTCGTAGGAGATCTgtccgtcggcctcgccgaggtctTCCGAGATGGGCGGTGTCGGCTGGCCTCCGCGCATGTGCGGACGCAGCATGGGCGGGGCGCCCtgaggcgagggcggcatgtaaatgtcctcctcggtcgTCCCCTCGCGGAGGAGCGTGATGAGATATCTCGATTCGGTCGCTTCGATGATATGTGACGACAGCCTGAAGGACGGGTTCGGGCGCGGTGCCTGACCCTTGtggccgaagaagacgaggacgtcgccgtTGGGGTCCCAGAGCTCGGGGTCCTTGCGCAGCTTGTTCCATCTCTGGACCGGCCTCCCGGCGCCGATCCACCGCTTGATGGGCGGCGTTGTCGGTACGGGGGGCAGCTTGGATgcgggtggtggtgaggtgGGTAGGTCGACGTCCTGGTGGCGCATCTGTTGCATTTGTTGCATCTGCTGCATCTGttgcatctgcatctgcatctgcatctgcattTGCATCTGCTGCATGGACTCGACGTTGAACTGTTCGTAGGTGTATTCCTCGGACGGGGATATCGGGCCGGAGGTCTGGTGCTGGCCGGGCCGCACGGTGGCCACGGACTCGGGGCGGAACTCGGGTTCCTTGTCCTTGCGCTTGAAGGTGAAGGTCTTGGCCAGCCCCCTCCTGACGTCCTCGCTTTTCTTGTCCAGCCTGCTCCGGAGGCCCGACCTCTCGATGCCGGACACGTCTTCCGTCTTGATGGTGGGTCTCCGAGCCCGGGCGTAGGCGAAGTCGTCGAGCGGGCCGGAGGCCGCATCGCGTCGGCCGCCCTCGCTGCTCCCGCTGCCGCTCCCTATGCTCGGGGTACCGGGCTTGACATCGCGGGGTGGTTCCGAGAACTTGAGGAAACGCGCGTTGGTCGTACCGATGCCGGTGCCGACAGGCAATGACGCGCCCGTCTGCGGCAAGGGGAACTCGGGGATGGAGAAGTCGTCATGTTCTCCCACAACGCCACCAGTATTTGACCTGGCTCTTGCCTTTTCCTTTTCGTTTTGTGTGATCTTCTTGCGCACGTAGGCGCTCCGGCCGGACATGTTGACGGCGACTCGGGGCGGGGAGGAAGGGTATCGGCGACTGTTGTCGAGGTCAGTCGAGGCGAGTCGAGGCGTGGCTCACAAGGAGCCGCTCACGCGCAAAAGGGACTCTCGCTCGCTGGCTCGCCGGCTGTCTTGAGTTGCAGCAGTGTTGATTGTTGTCAGGTGTGAAAGACGAGCTGCCGCTGGTGCTGCTGAGGGTGTCTGGCGAGTGACGCAGCGACGCCGCCCGTTGACAAGGTAAGACGAAGGTGAGTGATCAAATCGTAGGATGAATTGAGAAAAACAAGGACAGTAGTGCACTGAGAGGCGAGGATGGGGGCGAGGGTAAAGGTGAAAATTGAAGGTGAAGGTGAGAGTGAGATGAGAGTGAGATGAGAGATAGGCCAATCCAAAATGAAGCCCGCGCGGTACGTATTCGAATCGGGCAATTGGAAGGAAGCGGGGCCAGCCGATAAGAGCGGCCAGCCAATACAAATGCGGATCAGCCGGGAAATATGGGGTACACCGTCGACAGTGGACGACGGGGGGAGTCGAGTGTTCCTTCCGGGGGACCAATGGGCCCTTTGGGGGGTGGGGTGGGTGCTAGCCTGCGAAGTGCTGCTGTGCCCCCGAACGACGGCCCGTTTTAGGTGTCCTGTGCGTCTAGTTGCGCCCGCTGTGATATGGGCGGATGCGGCCAGTGTTGCGTGCCTTTTGATTTTATTCCTTCTTTCGGGGTTCTTCTgtcttgtttttcttttcgtcCCTTGGGCGTCCCGAGTGTGTCTCCTATCTCCTGCGTGTTTCTCACTGATGCCTCGGATAGTGAAACTGACGACGAAAATCACTGGAGAAGAAAGGTCCTCGATGTGTCTGTCGGACAAGAcgaaggagaaagagaggaaggatgatgatgatgggagAGGTGGGAAAGATCATGAAAGGAGACATGCCCCCTGGGTAACATCATCCACCCCTCTTCAAGTCCCTAATGCGCTGCTGTACGACAGCAGACAACCAGGATCAGGACCAGGCCTTGGACCAACCTAAGAAAACGCCCGTTGCTCCCTCGGTACGGAGATACCTTGCCTCATAAGACCACAAGACATTGGTCCTTTTGGACCATTCGGAATCCAGCCCTTACTGAACCGGGCATCCAAAGCCGTCGTCCCTGCCCGCACTGAGTCTTGTGGAGGAGACGCAAGACTGGAGGGCAACACTCATTGCTTTCCTTTTGGTCAATCATGTCTTGGCCCGCGGACGACCGACCCCTGGACGATGCTCTTCTCTTCTGGCCGAGCTCGGCTCCACTCTTCCGCTGCCATCTTCTTTGCCTCGTTGAGGGAGCGGGCGGCGTGATGAATCGACCTCACACAATGCACCGCCGGTTGTGTTAGGGCCATGCCAGGCGGTCGGGGGTCggggaggtcgaggaagacgaaggagGTTATCCCCCCTGCGATggaacatcaacatcaaTATCAGCATCGGGGATCTCCTACCTAAGGTTTACTCGGGAGGAGTCTTTTGTTTGTCTTTGCATCCTCGGCGCAGGCCACTGATGCCTAGACAGGGGACGGGTGAGCAGAGGATCCAGACCCTTGCCCagacgcgccgccgccggccggccatGTCTCgttgattgattgattgattgactGATTGATTGATTGGATAGTTGATGGATGTGACATGGCTGATCATTGACTGGGGGGGGGAAGTGAGGGGAATTAGAACCGCAGCAAGTTCTGAACtcaggcggcggaggagaggggacggccggccggccatcCGACTTACTTTGACTTTCTCACTTGGGCGTCAATCGTGTAGTATCGAAATTGCATCTTCTCATGGCCGTAAACTCTTCGGTTTTAGCCTTTGGTCCAGTGTTGGCCATCATCAACTAATCATTTTGGTTTCCGGTGGATATCCTTTTCCCTCGGAGATgaccatcccatccatccattcatCCGAAGTCTCCGTTTGTTCGTTCATCCAtttcattcattcattcattcatccatcgacctcgacgctGCGCTGCACAATGTTTCTCAATGCAACAATACGCCCATTAAACCCAAGCCTTTGGGTCATAATCTCTGGGACCGCGTTCCGCCCCGGCTCCCTTGTCCATGATCCATGGGGTCCATGGGTGGGTTCAGGCAAGCAGACCCCTCTCCTCCACTGCCAAACCAACTGTAGGACAGTGAACAATGGACGACTGTATGTCAATCACAAGAAGCATCCATCACGGAAACGGATGGCCGATATTCGAGGCCATCACACTCTCTGCCCTATTCTTCTTATGCCTCCTGCATCTTCAGCATCCCTCTCCACTCGAAAATCCCCGGCAGTCTACAGAGAAAGAAGGCCTGATCTACCCCAAGCGAGAGTTCTTATCAGCGACCAAGCTGGAGCAGAAGCCCCTTGCAGCCGCACTAATGCAGGTAGGCTTGCTTGGCCATCATCCTCCCCATATCACGAACTCATGGGCCCAGTCCAATCTTCTCAGGCTTGCGTTGTTTAAGGCAAACCTCACCTCACTTCAATGAAAGGCGTCCTTGTGCCCTGCTGCGCCGGAAGTCCATCCTCTCCGGATCCACATGTATCGGGATACTCAATCACCCCTTTTCCTCCATCTGGTCGTTACTCAACTTCCTGAACGGCCCAAGGCTGGATGGCATCAGTGCCCGCGTGGCCAGTCTTCATATCTGTGCCGAATCTCATCCGCATCGCTCCATTGCCTCCATGCAGAAGCTCCATATTCCTTCCCTGCATTGGCGCATGCGCAACCTACCTAGGGACTCTTAAACTCTCCTACAAGCCGTAACCACTCCGTCCGGCCAGGAACCATCCTCGGCTGCGTTGCATGCATGCCAGGGGTCTCGAGATAAGGCGCAGAAGCAGGAGCCTGGGGTCAATGGGATTGACAGAAATTTGTAACGTAATGAATCCAGAGCGTCGGGCCCCCCACACCCCTTTGGCCTTTGGGACTGTCACTCACTGACCCTTGATGGCTCATTTCCATATTGTGGCCGTTGTGGGCTTGGCAACTGGGAGCAATGGTTCAAACTCAGTGCTGCGCATTGCCCGTCATAATCTCGCCTCCGCAAACACAAAAATTGTTTGTTTCGACTCTTGAGAACTGACGCATCTCGACGGGGTGGGCAACAGCTTGACAGCTTGACAGCGTTGACACGTCTCGttccatcccctcccctttgACGGCAGTAGGGATACCCTCAATTTTGgctttccccttctcttccctctccccgCACATTGCGTCTCGTTCTCATCATCAACGTTGGCTCTACATGGGCCTTGAGGTTGCTCGGTTATCCACGTTCCAGTCGGTGGTAGCCACCCAGCAATAAGATGTGGTTTTTAGACTTCCTCTGTACGGAGCAACATCTCTCGGAGTTTGCCACACCTTGAGGCTGGAGATCGGCGCCGGAAGCACCGGGGGGGCCGAGGGTAGACGGAGGAGAGGTAGGCTCGAGGCCCGGAGCCGACCGTAGAGGAGCATGCCCCGACCAGAGAGGCGCTCCGCCGCAGTCTCGGCACCAGGTCCGGCGACAATGTGACCCCCTTTGGCCGACGGGGGCTGGACGCACGGCGCTGGTGATGGCGTCAGCGGCCAATACGCCCGCCGCCCTGAATCCCTGAGCGATCGCCGTTGCGGACAGACGACGGCCCGCCCGCCCTCTTGGGAGGGAGTCATTTCCCTCCGTTCAACCCACGCGGTGGCCACGTTATTCCCACTCATGCCCACGCGGTTGATCCACTTGTCTCCGATGCTATTTCCCGATCCCCCTTCCCCGAGAGCCCAGGTCCGAATCCGGCAGCAGAGTGCGTCGCGGTCCACCGGCGTGGTACATCACCGCACCGTTCATTCGCACGGGTAGGGACACATGGTGTTTTCTGCCGGGATTGCAATATTGTGTACTGGTGGCTCACTCGGTACGAATGAGTGAGGAAGGCTGATGAAGGCATGTTGGGTTTCCCTCGAGACTCTCTGTTTGCTAGGGCCCTCCTTTGTGTGGCGTGACCAcgcatctctctctttctctctctctctctctctctctctacctgCGGTAAACACCAGATGAGCACCAAAGGAACACCAAGACCACGCGCACCGACATAGCCGGCTTCCAGATGAGCCTTGAGTCAGGACAGGACAGTTCCGACACGATACAGACGGACGCGAGATTACCTATGCTGATGGGCCACGAGACAGGGACTACTCCTCCCTGCTTGGGGCAGAACCCCGTTTCACA
Encoded proteins:
- a CDS encoding Choriogenin Hminor; amino-acid sequence: MSGRSAYVRKKITQNEKEKARARSNTGGVVGEHDDFSIPEFPLPQTGASLPVGTGIGTTNARFLKFSEPPRDVKPGTPSIGSGSGSSEGGRRDAASGPLDDFAYARARRPTIKTEDVSGIERSGLRSRLDKKSEDVRRGLAKTFTFKRKDKEPEFRPESVATVRPGQHQTSGPISPSEEYTYEQFNVESMQQMQMQMQMQMQMQQMQQMQQMQQMRHQDVDLPTSPPPASKLPPVPTTPPIKRWIGAGRPVQRWNKLRKDPELWDPNGDVLVFFGHKGQAPRPNPSFRLSSHIIEATESRYLITLLREGTTEEDIYMPPSPQGAPPMLRPHMRGGQPTPPISEDLGEADGQISYEMYFPTPANMTKTEQLRTHITTRNIFALLYHASLVGLSLHQALSDLHMRLDAYMPPDSDNVGMILNYLSARGIDDVRNDPETAVSLLAWSEGSAVRWEEGWRESFLHCAGMYSQLEQCADFKELTPITRALLERACLETQLRVQAAEERLSEFQYGDMWPAGVGGPAKAAADRLQKFLMNHYVRAQGSWPPAQTAGLPDTDGEDIWLTRNVAQSLQRDFGALYDYLVNRDIVWDMSEARSGRKWMMQSEKDKGFDADVDIPMTDMLVEYDNKLRFPHIPHPYPLVPESIPPAPTAKENSMFKKKNGAAAAAANNGGRAGALERRVQLAYTEATNIYILGSDFMQSDLIDAFVKFEKSDGITEVDPAVARRGRWVLIYGILQTLASVSVDAPNVRYRDDVPYHLSPRLKGTRVPPWKGSSAHDEASHELSHCWTAPHSWNTPNNSGADSSGGSGDDNSPVHGLARPHGYPRGPPSTTSRGSGYQTTIGTRSVYSAGSAPPFGSGYSVVSESDTASSVRTPASSRAGSNMRRVRSRDNVKGAAAVGSGPGSMRSAATFGGTERGGEGMELPVRRRDVGAHNDANSSHGGYARSNASNADPSLPLPGGITGSGGFLALDDMVERRSARSGHGRRMREGAGSEADSTAPRIRDFDLDVIDDHEP